From Methanomassiliicoccales archaeon LGM-RCC1, one genomic window encodes:
- the putP gene encoding sodium/proline symporter PutP encodes MVLIAFIAYFALVIGIGYYFYNKSHNMEQYFLGGRSMNPYVAAMSAQASDMSGWLLMGLPGAVLMLGLGEAWIGIGLAIGSYLSWLLVAKRLRVHSEVSGNAITMPEFFSNRFGDKKGYLRIIASVIILFFFVIYVGSGFKASGGVLQTIFPEISVMVAMIIGGVIIVAYTFMGGFKAVAWTDFFQAILMVIAVVVVPLATIGNTTGGWEAIEAGLDGLGTEFLNIFYDGGSPLGIITIISLMAWAFGYFGMPHIAVRYMSVRDPKEIKVARRVSLIWIVIALTFAILVGVVGRGYLIVNGYDVGTVLDDPEHIFIFLSGSLFPPLLAGIIYAALMAAIMSTADSQLLVSASSITNDIISKTKWASQQENLDRKLMWISRSIVIAIAILGLILAMFGGDSIMGLVSYAWAGFGAAFGPLMILSLYWKRMNMYGGIAAMLVGFATIILWNTFLSGTGIYELLPGFILSLIAGVIVSLVTKAPEQEILEDFDRAQVIERESR; translated from the coding sequence ATGGTACTAATCGCCTTTATCGCCTACTTCGCATTGGTAATCGGTATCGGCTATTACTTCTACAACAAATCCCACAATATGGAGCAGTACTTCCTCGGCGGACGTTCTATGAACCCCTATGTGGCAGCGATGTCCGCCCAGGCATCCGATATGAGCGGATGGCTCCTTATGGGTCTGCCCGGTGCAGTCCTTATGCTCGGTCTGGGCGAGGCCTGGATCGGTATCGGTCTGGCCATCGGATCATATCTCTCCTGGTTGCTCGTTGCAAAGAGGCTCAGAGTCCACTCCGAGGTCTCGGGCAACGCTATAACCATGCCCGAGTTCTTCTCCAACCGTTTCGGAGACAAGAAAGGATACCTCAGGATCATCGCCAGTGTGATCATCCTGTTCTTCTTCGTCATCTACGTCGGATCGGGATTCAAGGCGAGCGGAGGAGTTCTTCAGACAATCTTCCCCGAGATCAGCGTAATGGTCGCAATGATCATCGGAGGAGTCATCATCGTCGCCTACACATTCATGGGCGGTTTCAAAGCGGTCGCTTGGACCGACTTCTTCCAGGCCATCCTGATGGTGATCGCAGTCGTCGTCGTTCCCCTTGCAACCATCGGAAACACGACCGGTGGATGGGAGGCGATCGAGGCTGGTCTCGATGGACTCGGAACCGAGTTCCTCAACATCTTCTACGACGGCGGAAGCCCGCTCGGAATCATAACGATCATATCCCTGATGGCATGGGCGTTCGGATACTTCGGTATGCCCCACATCGCCGTCAGGTACATGTCTGTCAGGGATCCCAAGGAGATTAAGGTCGCAAGGCGCGTATCCCTCATCTGGATCGTCATCGCACTCACATTCGCGATCCTTGTCGGTGTCGTCGGAAGGGGATACCTCATTGTCAACGGCTACGACGTCGGAACCGTTCTGGACGATCCCGAGCACATCTTCATCTTCCTGAGCGGTAGCCTGTTCCCGCCACTTCTGGCTGGAATCATCTACGCAGCACTCATGGCCGCGATCATGTCCACTGCGGACTCGCAGCTCCTGGTCTCCGCATCGTCGATCACCAACGACATCATCAGCAAGACCAAGTGGGCTAGCCAGCAGGAGAACCTCGACCGCAAGCTCATGTGGATCTCCAGGTCGATCGTCATCGCGATCGCCATCCTCGGACTCATTCTGGCCATGTTCGGAGGAGACTCGATCATGGGCCTCGTGTCCTACGCATGGGCTGGATTCGGTGCCGCGTTCGGACCTCTCATGATCCTCTCGCTGTACTGGAAGAGGATGAACATGTATGGTGGAATCGCAGCCATGCTGGTAGGATTCGCCACCATCATCCTGTGGAACACGTTCCTCTCCGGAACCGGCATCTACGAACTGCTCCCAGGATTCATACTCTCGCTCATCGCAGGAGTCATCGTGTCGCTTGTGACCAAGGCTCCCGAGCAAGAGATCCTGGAGGACTTCGACAGAGCCCAGGTCATCGAGAGGGAGTCCCGTTAA
- a CDS encoding YigZ family protein, with the protein MNRITDYDTITDSYEDEITLKGSRFIGILMPCATEEDISVCLETVSKRYANATHYCYAAIFNGSERKEKSSDNGEPSGTAGKPILFMLKGSGLSDVICIVVRYFGGTLLGTGGLVHAYTEGSRIALEKAEKHTRTACAVYRFTLDYGYYSVFESKCRDLMARNPQCDYSDKVDVKAWIRIADEDEFVRRITDLTERHVMLKPVKDEYIDDAFPLKK; encoded by the coding sequence ATGAACCGCATCACCGACTACGATACGATTACGGATTCCTACGAGGACGAGATCACTCTGAAAGGATCCCGTTTCATCGGCATCCTGATGCCTTGTGCTACGGAGGAAGATATATCCGTATGTCTCGAGACCGTATCGAAGCGCTATGCGAACGCTACGCATTACTGCTATGCAGCGATCTTCAACGGCTCCGAGAGGAAGGAGAAGTCCAGCGACAACGGCGAGCCCTCAGGGACCGCCGGAAAGCCCATACTGTTCATGCTCAAAGGTTCTGGACTATCAGATGTCATCTGCATCGTCGTGAGGTATTTCGGAGGCACCCTGCTGGGGACGGGCGGACTCGTACATGCCTATACAGAAGGATCAAGGATAGCTCTGGAGAAGGCCGAGAAGCACACCAGGACAGCCTGCGCCGTATACAGGTTCACTCTGGACTACGGGTATTACAGCGTGTTCGAGAGCAAGTGCAGGGACCTTATGGCGAGGAATCCTCAGTGCGATTACTCGGACAAGGTCGACGTCAAGGCTTGGATACGCATCGCGGATGAGGACGAGTTCGTACGCAGGATAACGGATCTGACCGAGAGGCATGTGATGCTCAAGCCTGTCAAGGACGAGTACATCGACGATGCTTTTCCGTTGAAGAAGTGA
- a CDS encoding MMPL family transporter: MIFDHIANGIQRHAKAIIVIWVLILCLSGFLAINANSVMSYDMNEMAPENSESMIGLEILTDYFPTSEADENTMPILVLYFENATQLARAQTFVEDLDSYASGYEHITGAIAMDPMKDASGKGIVMAFITLEGLTLTEVAAFTPDVRDFIADVMEATGFNGAEYLTGTSAMTYDMEHNALEDISKIDPFTVLMILILVGLFFRSFVSSGIPPMTIGVAFVVAMALIFILGQYMNIFYITNMMILVSMMGAGCDYCIFIIARYREELRAGLSHDDALHQAIVWAGESITISGASVIIGFGAMSVCNYSLISTMGICLALGVLVALLAALTLIPSILHFVGDKVFWPSTMKTFKEGGKSTKGWYAWCAKIGERYFDRSAKFSLKHAKAIVLAALIATAPAAYLVMENENSYDMITSMLSGESGDGMGYIADYADQGMVMPNYSIIEYKSPIATITKTEGQQIGTLYWTDNWNDRVSSTLTSLYTDMMKDDNVAYASGPFVWEDMLEAIEAAGITETDEKVAYIKAHSSAKIDMIFNQMVEKVSEMGMSTEYLFKGPGALIDSIIESYNIDFDWDKEVAASKTAGLTDPAAIVADVESRFATEYPSMAQTLTAIITQIKQSGVTDDMLVNGVGSVVDAAFASAGITIDWDAAVATAISYGLTDPDEIVAAIIHFMPEAARTGATQIISGLNSNGLTNDILVYGFGPVIDSAFDSMRIEFDWDAAVAAARAAGVTDPDAIVAAIKDQVTAENPTVGQILAAAVTFLNGSGISNEILVSGTFAPIVDYIMNVSASILGGPYAKTGSGDVTYISIITATNAPGMSTRSMESISVIAAAVSDYATKNSAIVKAQWNTGSAVIMYEVSEEVKKEFAYIELLVIVLILILLFVVMRSYLIPFRSVLTILMSIVWTLAVTRLVFVDLLGGDTLWMIPIILLVICLGLGMDYDILLTTRIKENVMALGMSNDDAIYHAVTHTGSVITICGLIMGGAFGTLMISGMNMMQEFGFALCFAILVDALIVRTYIVPAVMHLLGDWNWKGPGVKYKSKSDKDAPSQEDLDEYF; encoded by the coding sequence ATGATATTCGACCATATTGCCAATGGCATACAGAGGCATGCCAAGGCGATAATTGTGATTTGGGTACTGATCCTGTGCCTGTCGGGCTTCCTCGCAATCAACGCCAACAGTGTGATGAGCTACGACATGAACGAGATGGCCCCCGAGAACTCAGAGTCCATGATAGGGCTCGAGATCCTGACCGACTACTTCCCCACGTCGGAAGCAGATGAGAACACCATGCCGATTCTCGTCCTCTACTTCGAGAACGCCACGCAACTGGCCAGGGCCCAGACGTTCGTCGAGGACCTGGATTCATACGCATCCGGCTATGAGCATATAACCGGTGCCATTGCCATGGACCCGATGAAAGACGCCTCTGGTAAGGGAATAGTGATGGCATTCATCACTTTGGAGGGGTTGACCCTTACCGAGGTCGCAGCCTTCACGCCCGATGTCCGTGATTTCATCGCCGATGTGATGGAGGCTACCGGATTCAACGGTGCAGAGTACCTCACCGGAACATCAGCGATGACCTACGACATGGAGCACAACGCACTGGAGGACATATCGAAGATCGATCCCTTCACCGTGCTGATGATCCTGATTCTCGTTGGACTGTTCTTCAGGTCCTTCGTGTCGTCTGGAATCCCGCCGATGACCATCGGTGTCGCCTTCGTGGTCGCCATGGCGCTCATCTTTATCCTCGGTCAGTACATGAACATCTTCTACATCACCAACATGATGATCCTTGTGTCCATGATGGGTGCTGGATGTGATTACTGTATCTTCATCATTGCACGTTACAGGGAAGAGCTCCGTGCCGGGCTCTCCCATGATGACGCCCTCCACCAGGCTATCGTCTGGGCAGGGGAGTCGATCACAATCTCCGGAGCATCGGTCATCATCGGTTTCGGAGCTATGTCCGTCTGCAACTACTCCCTCATCTCCACCATGGGAATATGCCTAGCATTGGGTGTCCTGGTCGCGCTGCTTGCCGCTCTGACCCTGATACCATCGATCCTCCACTTCGTGGGGGACAAGGTCTTCTGGCCCTCCACCATGAAAACGTTCAAGGAAGGCGGAAAATCGACAAAGGGCTGGTATGCATGGTGCGCGAAGATCGGCGAGAGGTACTTCGACAGATCCGCCAAGTTCTCTCTGAAGCATGCGAAGGCCATCGTTCTCGCTGCATTGATCGCCACCGCCCCCGCAGCATATCTGGTCATGGAGAACGAGAACTCCTATGATATGATCACCTCCATGCTGAGCGGTGAATCCGGGGACGGAATGGGATACATCGCCGATTACGCAGACCAGGGTATGGTCATGCCCAACTATTCGATCATCGAGTACAAGTCGCCCATAGCGACCATAACCAAGACAGAGGGTCAGCAGATAGGCACACTGTATTGGACCGATAATTGGAACGATCGGGTATCGTCTACCCTGACATCGCTGTATACAGATATGATGAAGGATGATAACGTCGCATACGCCAGCGGACCCTTCGTTTGGGAGGACATGCTGGAAGCGATAGAGGCCGCAGGGATAACCGAGACGGATGAAAAGGTCGCATACATCAAGGCGCATAGCTCGGCCAAGATCGATATGATCTTCAACCAGATGGTCGAGAAAGTGTCAGAGATGGGCATGAGCACAGAGTACTTGTTCAAAGGCCCCGGAGCGCTCATCGACAGCATCATCGAATCCTACAATATCGATTTCGATTGGGACAAGGAGGTAGCAGCGTCAAAGACGGCCGGTCTCACGGATCCCGCAGCCATAGTGGCCGATGTGGAGTCGCGCTTCGCAACGGAGTACCCCTCGATGGCCCAGACGCTCACCGCGATCATAACGCAGATCAAGCAGTCCGGCGTCACAGACGATATGCTGGTGAACGGTGTCGGATCAGTGGTGGATGCCGCATTCGCATCCGCCGGAATCACCATCGATTGGGATGCCGCGGTCGCCACTGCCATATCATACGGTCTCACTGATCCCGATGAGATCGTCGCAGCGATCATCCATTTCATGCCGGAAGCCGCAAGGACCGGAGCCACGCAGATCATCTCGGGTCTCAACAGCAACGGCCTCACCAATGACATCCTCGTCTACGGGTTCGGACCCGTCATAGACAGTGCGTTCGACAGCATGAGGATTGAGTTCGATTGGGATGCCGCGGTCGCAGCCGCAAGGGCCGCCGGAGTCACGGACCCTGATGCCATCGTCGCGGCCATCAAAGACCAGGTAACTGCCGAGAATCCGACGGTGGGACAGATCCTGGCAGCTGCTGTGACTTTCCTCAACGGCTCGGGCATCAGTAACGAGATCCTTGTGTCCGGCACCTTTGCGCCCATTGTGGATTACATCATGAACGTCTCCGCCTCGATCCTCGGGGGGCCTTATGCGAAGACCGGCTCAGGCGATGTCACCTACATCAGCATCATCACCGCCACCAACGCACCGGGTATGTCAACCAGGTCCATGGAGTCCATCTCCGTCATAGCGGCAGCGGTCTCCGACTATGCGACCAAGAACAGCGCCATCGTCAAGGCCCAGTGGAACACCGGAAGCGCCGTCATCATGTATGAAGTGTCCGAAGAGGTCAAGAAGGAGTTCGCCTACATCGAGCTCCTGGTGATCGTTCTGATCCTCATACTCCTGTTCGTGGTGATGAGGTCCTACCTCATCCCGTTCAGGTCGGTGCTGACGATCCTCATGTCCATCGTTTGGACACTGGCAGTCACCCGTCTGGTGTTCGTGGACCTTCTGGGAGGCGACACGCTGTGGATGATCCCGATCATCCTGCTGGTCATATGCCTCGGATTGGGAATGGATTACGATATCCTGCTGACCACCCGTATCAAGGAGAACGTGATGGCGTTGGGAATGTCCAACGACGATGCGATCTACCACGCGGTCACCCACACCGGTTCCGTCATAACCATCTGCGGACTGATCATGGGAGGTGCCTTCGGTACCCTGATGATCTCCGGAATGAACATGATGCAGGAGTTCGGATTCGCACTGTGCTTCGCCATCCTGGTGGATGCGCTGATCGTCCGTACATACATCGTCCCCGCAGTGATGCATCTCCTTGGAGATTGGAACTGGAAGGGACCCGGCGTCAAGTACAAGTCCAAGTCCGATAAGGACGCACCCTCACAGGAAGACCTCGACGAGTATTTCTGA